In Spinacia oleracea cultivar Varoflay chromosome 5, BTI_SOV_V1, whole genome shotgun sequence, a single window of DNA contains:
- the LOC110799995 gene encoding uncharacterized protein isoform X1: MLVEFFSRKLHIIRDYELLQSSSALDLLLLLSAWGTSDRNRLYASMESDHGVSTQSSVQVKKEEKKANFRWSKPMSKVLLEFLAEEVRKGNKSNNSFGTGSFVAAAKNISEVFHTTCIADHVENHMRTVRATWGIISKLRGTSGFGWDDNVKMVTVSPNAFNTYVQQYPTHERYLNRKIDMFEEISIVAGKDMARGDFSKSFDDIEVTSIESGQGPTTTTENGPIKSESATSSELRPHRKRTRVEEEGCDLQQISTQLGEVVGALKKFSNNQLDVEKLHEEIMKMEDFDKLVRDAAFDHLVEREMLAKEFLTKSESLRRLWLQKFVKSLHS; encoded by the exons ATGCTGGTTGAGTTTTTTTCCAGAAAACTTCACATCATTAGAGATTATGAACTTCTCCAATCTTCGTCGGCTTTGG atctcctcctcctcctctcaGCGTGGGGTACTTCAGATCGAAATAG ATTGTATGCTAGCATGGAGTCGGATCACGGAGTATCAACTCAAAGTTCAGTTCAG gtgaaaaaggaagaaaagaaagcGAATTTTCGTTGGTCAAAACCGATGTCCAAGGTATTGCTGGAATTTCTTGCTGAAGAAGTGAGAAAAGGAAACAAATCAAACAACTCTTTCGGAACTGGTTCTTTTGTAGCAGCTGCAAAGAATATTTCTGAAGTATTTCACACTACTTGTATTGCTGATCATGTTGAGAACCATATGAGGACAGTGAGAGCTACATGGGGAATCATATCAAAACTTCGAGGGACCTCTGGCTTTGGATGGGATGACAACGTAAAGATGGTCACAGTATCTCCTAATGCTTTTAATACTTATGTTCAG CAATACCCAACTCATGAGCGGTATCTCAATCGTAAAATTGATATGTTTGAGGAAATATCAATTGTTGCTGGAAAAGACATGGCTAGAGGAGACTTTTCTAAGTCATTTGATGACATTGAAGTGACTAGCATTGAGAGTGGGCAGGGGCCGACAACCACTACTGAAAATGGTCCAATTAAATCAGAGAGTGCTACTTCTTCAGAACTTCGGCCACATCGGAAGAGGACTCGAGTTGAAGAGGAAGGGTGTGACTTGCAACAAATATCTACTCAATTAGGAGAAGTCGTTGGTGCTCTTAAAAAATTCTCGAACAACCAACTTGATGTGGAAAAGCTTCATGAAGAGATAATGAAGATGGAGGATTTTGATAAACTAGTTCGTGATGCCGCCTTTGATCATTTGGTTGAGCGTGAGATGCTAGCTAAAGAATTTTTAACAAAGAGCGAATCACTTCGTAGGCTTTGGCTCCAAAAGTTCGTAAAGTCTCTACATTCATAG
- the LOC110799995 gene encoding uncharacterized protein isoform X3 encodes MESDHGVSTQSSVQVKKEEKKANFRWSKPMSKVLLEFLAEEVRKGNKSNNSFGTGSFVAAAKNISEVFHTTCIADHVENHMRTVRATWGIISKLRGTSGFGWDDNVKMVTVSPNAFNTYVQQYPTHERYLNRKIDMFEEISIVAGKDMARGDFSKSFDDIEVTSIESGQGPTTTTENGPIKSESATSSELRPHRKRTRVEEEGCDLQQISTQLGEVVGALKKFSNNQLDVEKLHEEIMKMEDFDKLVRDAAFDHLVEREMLAKEFLTKSESLRRLWLQKFVKSLHS; translated from the exons ATGGAGTCGGATCACGGAGTATCAACTCAAAGTTCAGTTCAG gtgaaaaaggaagaaaagaaagcGAATTTTCGTTGGTCAAAACCGATGTCCAAGGTATTGCTGGAATTTCTTGCTGAAGAAGTGAGAAAAGGAAACAAATCAAACAACTCTTTCGGAACTGGTTCTTTTGTAGCAGCTGCAAAGAATATTTCTGAAGTATTTCACACTACTTGTATTGCTGATCATGTTGAGAACCATATGAGGACAGTGAGAGCTACATGGGGAATCATATCAAAACTTCGAGGGACCTCTGGCTTTGGATGGGATGACAACGTAAAGATGGTCACAGTATCTCCTAATGCTTTTAATACTTATGTTCAG CAATACCCAACTCATGAGCGGTATCTCAATCGTAAAATTGATATGTTTGAGGAAATATCAATTGTTGCTGGAAAAGACATGGCTAGAGGAGACTTTTCTAAGTCATTTGATGACATTGAAGTGACTAGCATTGAGAGTGGGCAGGGGCCGACAACCACTACTGAAAATGGTCCAATTAAATCAGAGAGTGCTACTTCTTCAGAACTTCGGCCACATCGGAAGAGGACTCGAGTTGAAGAGGAAGGGTGTGACTTGCAACAAATATCTACTCAATTAGGAGAAGTCGTTGGTGCTCTTAAAAAATTCTCGAACAACCAACTTGATGTGGAAAAGCTTCATGAAGAGATAATGAAGATGGAGGATTTTGATAAACTAGTTCGTGATGCCGCCTTTGATCATTTGGTTGAGCGTGAGATGCTAGCTAAAGAATTTTTAACAAAGAGCGAATCACTTCGTAGGCTTTGGCTCCAAAAGTTCGTAAAGTCTCTACATTCATAG
- the LOC110799995 gene encoding protein ALP1-like isoform X2, which yields MSVKEQVLVFLHLLGHNVRFRAIGGRFFRSTWTIHQYFHIVLKAILRLYTEFVKPPTTTLQPEIQNNPRFFPWFEDFIGVIDGTHVRASVSIEMQDRFRGRKGGTTQNVLAAVDFDLKFTYVLAGWEGSAHDSKVLGDALRRGFKVPQGKYYLADGGYGDRKGFMPPFRKVRYHLKEYTNNPPENKELFNLRHSSLRMCVERAFGVLKKRFRVLDAEPFWPFKTQVDVVLACCVIHNYLRGVDPNDPIAREVDMEMNSQDARAPLTQREVREETKECVKKRNAISLAM from the exons ATGAGTGTGAAGGAGCAAGTACTTGTATTTTTACACTTGTTGGGACATAATGTAAGGTTTCGAGCAATTGGAGGGAGGTTTTTTAGGTCAACTTGGACCATACATCAGTATTTTCACATTGTGCTTAAAGCTATCCTTCGATTGTACACAGAATTTGTGAAACCACCAACAACTACACTTCAACCAGAAATCCAAAACAACCCTAGGTTCTTTCCATGGTTTGAGGATTTCATAGGAGTTATAGATGGAACACATGTACGTGCATCTGTTTCTATTGAGATGCAAGATAGATTTCGCGGTAGGAAGGGTGGGACGACACAAAATGTATTAGCTGCTGTTGATTTTGACCTTAAGTTTACTTATGTTCTTGCTGGTTGGGAGGGTTCTGCGCATGATTCGAAGGTCTTAGGTGATGCACTAAGAAGGGGGTTCAAGGTTCCACAAG GAAAGTATTATCTGGCTGACGGAGGGTACGGTGATCGTAAAGGTTTTATGCCTCCATTTAGGAAAGTCCGTTATCATTTGAAAGAGTATACTAACAACCCTCCTGAAAATAAAGAGTTGTTCAATCTTCGCCATTCTTCACTTAGAATGTGTGTAGAGAGGGCATTTGGAGTACTGAAGAAGAGGTTTCGTGTCTTGGATGCCGAGCCATTTTGGCCATTTAAAACACAAGTTGATGTGGTTCTAGCTTGTTGTGTGATACACAACTACCTTAGAGGCGTAGATCCAAATGACCCAATTGCAAGAGAAGTTGACATGGAGATgaattcacaagatgcaagagCACCACTTACTCAAAGGGAAGTGAGAGAAGAAACAAAAGAGTGTGTGAAAAAGAGAAATGCCATATCATTGGCGATGTGA